A region of Cherax quadricarinatus isolate ZL_2023a unplaced genomic scaffold, ASM3850222v1 Contig3820, whole genome shotgun sequence DNA encodes the following proteins:
- the LOC128701415 gene encoding cuticle protein 19-like, with product MSHPQSHPTYTSPTPTYGVPGPQAPARYDFNWTVKDDQSGNDYGQQESRDGDNTHGSYHVLLPDGRVENVVYTVNGDSGFVAEVTYQGQAQHPTHQTYTAAPVYG from the exons ATGTCCCACCCTCAGTCTCATCCCACCTATACGTCACCTACCCCAACATACGGCGTTCCTGGTCCTCAG GCTCCTGCTCGGTACGACTTCAACTGGACCGTCAAAGACGACCAGTCAGGTAACGACTACGGTCAACAAGAGTCTCGTGACGGCGACAACACCCATGGCTCTTATCACGTGCTTCTTCCCGATGGTCGTGTTGAAAATGTAGTCTACACTGTTAATGGTGACTCTGGTTTCGTGGCTGAAGTGACTTACCAGGGCCAGGCCCAGCACCCAACACACCAGACCTACACTGCAGCTCCTGTGTATGGTTAA